CCCGCCGGGCGATGCGGGGCTGACTGCTGCTTGATGCGCGGGTAGACGCGCGGGCCCAGGGGGGGTGGGGACAACGGTTAGGAAGTCCTTAGGCGATCTGTGAAAATAAGGGAATGAGCACCCAGTCCCCGACGCCTCAGTCCCGTCCGTCCAACACCGGCCACCATTCCGGGCATAACCACAGCTCACAGGGACAAAGCCTGGACCAGGCGCTGCAGCAGGCGGGCTTCTACCCCCGCCTTGTGGCCGACGTCGTGAACGACGCCCTGGATGGCAGGGACTGCCTGTCACACCTGGTGCACCTGGAAACCCATTTCGACCGTGCCGAGGTCAGGCGCCACATCACCGTTCTGGTGCTCACCGAGGACATGCTGGTCATCACCCATGTGGACGACCAGCAGCTGGACGAAGCCGGTGAGCAGATTGTTGCGCAGATTTCCACGGAGTCCGTGCCCGTGGCGCAAATCCGGTCCGTGGTGCTGAGCTACATTTACGCCCAGCCGCAGGACTACAAACCGTCGGACCCCGTGCGGGAACTGACCGTGTCCATCGCCTGGTCCGGCGGACAGCGATTGGACATGGGGCCGGCCAGTTGCGGTGATCCGCAGTGCGAAGCGGACCACGGCTACACGGGCACCATCGCCCAGGAGGACATTGTCTTGCGCATCAGTGCAGAGGCCGACGGGCTCCAGGCAGTCCAGGACGCGAAAGTTTTCGCGAGGGCTTTGCGCGCTGTCAATACAGGCCAGCAAACACCGGTTCCGCACGCCGGCATCCCCGCTCCGCGGCCACGCTCAGGTGTCTTCAGCAACCGGCTTAGCCGCGGGCACCAGCGTTGAGCGTGGCTGCCCAACCCGATCCCCTTGCGGCGCCCGATCTTCCCTCACCGCCCCTTTTCGGCAGTAAATCCATAGCGGAAGTCTTCACCAGCGCGGCGGCAAGCCTGGGCCTACCGGGGTTCAGCAACCACCTCAAGCTTCCCGCGGCGGACCGTGTTTGCGTGGTCCTGGCGGACGGCTTGGGCCGCGGGCTCCTGAAACAGAAGGCTTCACACACGCCCTTCCTCCGCTCAGTCGTGGCGGCCGGCCAAGGGAGCGTCCCAACCTGGATTGACGCGGCCTTTCCCAGCACCACGGCAGCATCGCTCGCCAGCCTGGGCACAGGCAGGCCGGCCGGCCACCACGGCATGGTGGGGTACGACGTCCTGGACCCGGCACAGGACAAGGTTGTCAATTTGCTGGGCAACTGGGATGCCCTGGTTGATCCCGCTGTTTGGCAGCCGCACCGCACGGTCTTTGAGCAAGTGGCCAACGAGGTCGACGTCGTTACCGTGAGCCTGCCCCAGTTTGGCAATTCACCCATGACCCAGGCCGCTTTGCGGGGCAGCCGCTTCGTCGGCGGGACCACCTTGCATGCACGCACCGCATCCGCAGGCGAGGCGATGGCCGGCAGCCCCCGGTCCCTGATGTACTTCTACGTCAATGAACTGGACAAGGCAGGCCACCGCTACGGCTGCCAGTCCGCACGGTGGGAGCATCAGCTCGAAGAACTCGACGCCACCGTGAAGCGGCTGTCGGCGTCCCTGCCGGCCGGTACCACCATTGTGGTCACGGGAGACCACGGGATGCTTGATGTCCCGGAGTCGCAGCGCCTGGACTATTCGGCAGAGCCCGCGCTGGTGGCAGGTGTCCGGCACACAGCCGGCGAACCCCGCATGGTCCATCTGTACCTCGAACCGGACGCCGGGAACACCGTAAAGGAAGAGCTCATCGCTGCTTGGCGGAAGCGCTTCGGGGAGCGCGTATGGGTCTTCACCCGCGAGCAGGCCATAGCGGCCGGGCTTTTCGGCGAGGTCCAGGCCCAGGTTGCTCCCCGGATCGGTGATGTCATGATCGCGGCCCGGGACACCCTCGCTCTTTACGATGCCCGGCGCGTGCGCCCTGCCGCCATGGAAGTCGTGGGCCAGCATGGTTCCCTGACCAAAGCCGAAAGGGAAATCCCGTTCCTTTGCTTTACGGCGACGGGCAGAAAAGGCGCCCGTGGCTGAGCTGGTTTTCTTCTCCGGAACGATGGACTGCGGAAAATCCACGCTCGCCCTGCAAATGGATTACAACCACCGGGCCAGGGGCAGGGGAGGGGTGAGGTTCAGCTGCAATGACCGCGCCGGTGACTCCACCATCTCCAGCAGGCTCGGCCTGCAGACGGATGCCGTTGAAGTGCACGGCAGCACAGACTTCTGGGACGAGGTAGTAATCCGCAGAACCAGCGGGCTCCGCGTCGACTACCTCATCTGTGATGAAGCCCAGTTCTATGCCCCCGCGCAAGTGGAGCA
The Paenarthrobacter ureafaciens genome window above contains:
- a CDS encoding DUF5998 family protein, which encodes MSTQSPTPQSRPSNTGHHSGHNHSSQGQSLDQALQQAGFYPRLVADVVNDALDGRDCLSHLVHLETHFDRAEVRRHITVLVLTEDMLVITHVDDQQLDEAGEQIVAQISTESVPVAQIRSVVLSYIYAQPQDYKPSDPVRELTVSIAWSGGQRLDMGPASCGDPQCEADHGYTGTIAQEDIVLRISAEADGLQAVQDAKVFARALRAVNTGQQTPVPHAGIPAPRPRSGVFSNRLSRGHQR
- a CDS encoding alkaline phosphatase family protein, translated to MSVAAQPDPLAAPDLPSPPLFGSKSIAEVFTSAAASLGLPGFSNHLKLPAADRVCVVLADGLGRGLLKQKASHTPFLRSVVAAGQGSVPTWIDAAFPSTTAASLASLGTGRPAGHHGMVGYDVLDPAQDKVVNLLGNWDALVDPAVWQPHRTVFEQVANEVDVVTVSLPQFGNSPMTQAALRGSRFVGGTTLHARTASAGEAMAGSPRSLMYFYVNELDKAGHRYGCQSARWEHQLEELDATVKRLSASLPAGTTIVVTGDHGMLDVPESQRLDYSAEPALVAGVRHTAGEPRMVHLYLEPDAGNTVKEELIAAWRKRFGERVWVFTREQAIAAGLFGEVQAQVAPRIGDVMIAARDTLALYDARRVRPAAMEVVGQHGSLTKAEREIPFLCFTATGRKGARG